In the genome of Amia ocellicauda isolate fAmiCal2 chromosome 3, fAmiCal2.hap1, whole genome shotgun sequence, one region contains:
- the phf2 gene encoding lysine-specific demethylase phf2 isoform X2 yields the protein MATVPVYCICRLPYDVTRFMIECDACKDWFHGSCVDVEEDEAPDIDIYHCPNCEKTHGKSTLKKKRNWNKHDTGQSTDVKPVQNGSQVFIKELRSRTFPSSEDVVVKVTGSQLTVDYLEETGFTEPILVPKKDGLGILMPAPTFYVSDVENYVGPERAVDVIDVTKQTDSKMKLKEFVDYYYSTNRKRVLNLINLEFSDSRMSTIVESPQIVRKLSWVENYWPDDALLGKPKVTKYCLICVKDSYTDFHIESGGASSWYHVLKGEKIFFLIKPTSANMSLYERWRSSSNHCEMFFADQVDKCYKCSLKQGQTLLIPSGWIYATLAPVDCLAFSGHFLHNLSVEMQMRAYEVEKRLKIGSLTQFPNFETACWYVGRHLLERFKGLHKAGKQPAPHLVHGAKILNGAFRSWTKKQALLEHEDELPENMKPAQLIKDLAKEIRISENASKAIKVEPSANVPVEEPPPAVEPEEPVSPVHIPSPPREKPTRKKAPKAPKTPKPPKTPKVKEGGKKKGKKSKESPAPHTEPSLDVLESHTKETLMKVEPPKKGKAKNASSAPEKEVLSKQNDVDKFEIREQNKSKTEAKWKYKNSKPDSLLKMEEEQKFEKTPLSGNKDNKFAFSFSNKKLLSSKGLKPQTNSSVFGSLQNFKEDKAKPVRDEYEYVSDEGELKIDEFPIRRKKNAAKRDLSFLSDIKEPIQPAKKPKLPPTVAKSDESSDEESLHIDTEVKPEVKGRNSKVKKEPGSAAGILDLLQASKQVGGIDYSANSTQEAIQGMLSMANLQSSDACLQPAWANSQSKNNSHAAQASKKMGNANNKRPAKRPSKKSTKSSSLDSAEMFEDEQDNLGACFKDSDYVYPSLESDEDNPIFKSRSKKRKSSDDTPYSPTARVGPSVPRQDRPVREGTRVASIETGLAAAAAKLSQQEQQKTKKKKNAKKKILADDSSKISQDTSSPEQKLDSHASSLADHEYTAGTAKTPGGSQPMAPGVFLTQRRPSTSSQNNASAKAKRLKKGMATAKQRLGKILKIHRNGKLLL from the exons CTGTGTCGATGTGGAGGAAGATGAAGCGCCGGATATTGACATCTACCACTGTCCGAACTGTGAGAAAACCCACGGCAAATCCACGT tgaaaaagaaaaggaactgGAACAAGCACGACACGGGGCAGAGCACAGACGTCAAACCGGTCCAAAATGGCAGCCAGGTGTTCATAAAGGAGCTGCGAAGTCGGACATTCCCCAG CTCTGAGGATGTGGTCGTGAAAGTGACAGGATCTCAGCTGACCGTAGACTATTTGGAGGAGACGGGCTTCACAGAACCCATCCTGGTCCCGAAGAAGGATGGTCTGGGAATATTGATGCCAGCTCCGACTTTCTACGTCAGCGACGTCGAGAACTATGTTG GTCCAGAGAGAGCCGTGGATGTCATCGATGTGACAAAACAGACCGATAGTAAGATGAAGCTCAAGGAATTCGTCGATTACTACTACAGCACGAACAGGAAGCGAGTTTTAAACTTGATCAACCTGGAGTTTTCAGACTCGAG GATGTCTACTATTGTAGAAAGTCCACAGATTGTCAGAAAACTATCCTGGGTGGAAAATTACTGGCCGGACGACGCGCTTCTGGGGAAACCCAAAGTGACAAAGTACTGCTTGATCTGCGTGAAGGACAGCTACACAGACTTCCACATAGAATCTGGGGGGGCCTCGTCCTGGTACCACGTTCTCAAA GGAGAGAAGATCTTCTTTCTGATCAAACCCACGTCGGCCAACATGTCCCTGTACGAACGCTGGCGGTCGTCGTCCAACCACTGTGAGATGTTCTTCGCTGACCAAGTAGACAAGTGTTACAAGTGCAGCCTGAAACAAGGACAGACGTTACTTATTCCTTCCG GTTGGATTTATGCAACACTGGCCCCAGTTGACTGTCTCGCCTTCTCCGGGCACTTTCTTCATAACCTGAGTGTAGAAATGCAGATGAG AGCATATGAAGTGGAAAAACGACTGAAAATTGGCAGCCTTACCCAGTTTCCAAACTTTGAAACTGCGTGCTGGTATGTGGGCAGGCATCTGCTGGAGAGATTTAAAg GTTTACACAAAGCTGGGAAACAGCCGGCTCCTCATTTGGTGCATGGTGCCAAAATCCTCAACGGGGCTTTCAGATCATGGACCAAAAAACAG GCTCTTCTGGAACATGAGGATGAGCTCCCGGAAAACATGAAACCAGCACAACTGATTAAAGACCTTGCCAAAGAGATCAGGATTTCAGAG AATGCATCAAAAGCCATCAAAGTGGAGCCAAGTGCCAACGTGCCCGTGGAGGAGCCGCCCCCCGCCGTGGAGCCCGAGGAGCCGGTGTCGCCCGTGCACATCCCCTCGCCTCCGAGAGAGAAACCCACAAGGAAAAAAGCTCCCAAGGCTCCCAAGACGCCCAAACCCCCGAAGACGCCCAAAGTGAAGGAAGGCGGAAAAAAGAAAGGGAAGAAGTCAAAGGAGAGCCCAGCTCCCCACACAGAGCCCAGTCTTGATGTCCTGGAGTCGCACACGAAGGAGACCTTGATGAAAGTGGAGCCGCCTAAGAAAGGGAAG GCGAAGAACGCGTCGAGTGCGCCCGAGAAAGAGGTTTTGAGTAAGCAGAACGATGTGGATAAGTTTGAGATCCGAGAACAGAACAAGAGTAAAACAGAAGCGAAATGGAAATACAAG AACAGCAAACCCGATTCCTTGCTAAAAATGGAAGAAGAACAGAAATTTGAGAAGACGCCACTATCGGGAAATAAAGACAATAAATTTGCCTTTTCGTTTTCTAACAAGAAACTATTGAG CTCTAAAGGGCTCAAACCCCAGACGAATTCAAGTGTATTTGGATCATTACAAAACTTCAAAGAAGACAAAGCCAAGCCGGTCCGGGACGAATACGAATACGTCTCGGATGAAGGAGAGCTGAAAATTGACGAGTTTCCAATAAGGAGGAAAAAGAACGCGGCAAAAAGAGACCTATCTT ttttatcaGACATTAAAGAGCCTATTCAACCGGCTAAGAAACCAAAGCTTCCACCTACAGTTGCCAAG AGTGATGAGTCGTCCGATGAAGAATCTCTTCACATAGACACGGAGGTGAAACCAGAGGTCAAAGGTCGTAACTCAAAGGTCAAGAAGGAGCCTGGCAGCGCTGCGGGGATTCTGGACCTTCTGCAGGCGAGCAAGCAAGTGGGTGGGATTGACTACAGCGCCAACAG CACACAGGAGGCCATCCAGGGCATGTTGTCGATGGCTAACCTGCAGTCTTCAGACGCCTGCCTGCAGCCGGCCTGGGCCAACAGCCAGTCGAAGAACAACTCCCACGCGGCGCAGGCCTCCAAGAAGATGGGCAACGCCAACAACAAGCGCCCCGCCAAGCGGCCGAGCAAAAAGAGCACGAAGAGCAGCAGCTTGGACAGCGCCGAGATGTTCGAGGACGAGCAGGACAACCTGGGGGCCTGCTTCAAAGACTCCGATTACG TGTACCCATCTCTTGAGTCAGACGAGGATAATCCCATTTTCAAGTCCCgatcaaagaaaagaaaaagttcTGATGACACTCCCTACAGCCCAACAG CGAGAGTTGGTCCCTCCGTCCCCCGACAGGACCGGCCGGTTCGTGAAGGGACACGCGTGGCCTCCATCGAGACTGGACTGGCGGCGGCAGCGGCCAAACTCTCCCAGCAG GAACAACAGAAgaccaagaagaagaagaacgcCAAAAAGAAGATTTTGGCAGATGATTCCAGTAAAATTTCTCAGGACACCAGCTCACCGGAGCAAAAGTTGGACTCCCACGCCAGCAGTCTAGCAGACCACGAGTACACAGCCGGCACTGCCAAAACGCCGGGCGGCTCGCAGCCGATGGCCCCAGGGGTGTTCCTCACACAGAGGCGGCCCTCCACTTCATCTCAGAACAACGCCTCCGCCAAAG CCAAAAGGCTAAAGAAAGGCATGGCCACGGCCAAACAGAGACTgggaaagattttaaaaattcatCGGAATGGAAAACTTCTTCTGTAG
- the phf2 gene encoding lysine-specific demethylase phf2 isoform X3, whose product MATVPVYCICRLPYDVTRFMIECDACKDWFHGSCVDVEEDEAPDIDIYHCPNCEKTHGKSTLKKKRNWNKHDTGQSTDVKPVQNGSQVFIKELRSRTFPSSEDVVVKVTGSQLTVDYLEETGFTEPILVPKKDGLGILMPAPTFYVSDVENYVGPERAVDVIDVTKQTDSKMKLKEFVDYYYSTNRKRVLNLINLEFSDSRMSTIVESPQIVRKLSWVENYWPDDALLGKPKVTKYCLICVKDSYTDFHIESGGASSWYHVLKGEKIFFLIKPTSANMSLYERWRSSSNHCEMFFADQVDKCYKCSLKQGQTLLIPSGWIYATLAPVDCLAFSGHFLHNLSVEMQMRAYEVEKRLKIGSLTQFPNFETACWYVGRHLLERFKGLHKAGKQPAPHLVHGAKILNGAFRSWTKKQALLEHEDELPENMKPAQLIKDLAKEIRISENASKAIKVEPSANVPVEEPPPAVEPEEPVSPVHIPSPPREKPTRKKAPKAPKTPKPPKTPKVKEGGKKKGKKSKESPAPHTEPSLDVLESHTKETLMKVEPPKKGKNSKPDSLLKMEEEQKFEKTPLSGNKDNKFAFSFSNKKLLSSKGLKPQTNSSVFGSLQNFKEDKAKPVRDEYEYVSDEGELKIDEFPIRRKKNAAKRDLSFLSDIKEPIQPAKKPKLPPTVAKSDESSDEESLHIDTEVKPEVKGRNSKVKKEPGSAAGILDLLQASKQVGGIDYSANSQPPASPSTQEAIQGMLSMANLQSSDACLQPAWANSQSKNNSHAAQASKKMGNANNKRPAKRPSKKSTKSSSLDSAEMFEDEQDNLGACFKDSDYVYPSLESDEDNPIFKSRSKKRKSSDDTPYSPTARVGPSVPRQDRPVREGTRVASIETGLAAAAAKLSQQEQQKTKKKKNAKKKILADDSSKISQDTSSPEQKLDSHASSLADHEYTAGTAKTPGGSQPMAPGVFLTQRRPSTSSQNNASAKAKRLKKGMATAKQRLGKILKIHRNGKLLL is encoded by the exons CTGTGTCGATGTGGAGGAAGATGAAGCGCCGGATATTGACATCTACCACTGTCCGAACTGTGAGAAAACCCACGGCAAATCCACGT tgaaaaagaaaaggaactgGAACAAGCACGACACGGGGCAGAGCACAGACGTCAAACCGGTCCAAAATGGCAGCCAGGTGTTCATAAAGGAGCTGCGAAGTCGGACATTCCCCAG CTCTGAGGATGTGGTCGTGAAAGTGACAGGATCTCAGCTGACCGTAGACTATTTGGAGGAGACGGGCTTCACAGAACCCATCCTGGTCCCGAAGAAGGATGGTCTGGGAATATTGATGCCAGCTCCGACTTTCTACGTCAGCGACGTCGAGAACTATGTTG GTCCAGAGAGAGCCGTGGATGTCATCGATGTGACAAAACAGACCGATAGTAAGATGAAGCTCAAGGAATTCGTCGATTACTACTACAGCACGAACAGGAAGCGAGTTTTAAACTTGATCAACCTGGAGTTTTCAGACTCGAG GATGTCTACTATTGTAGAAAGTCCACAGATTGTCAGAAAACTATCCTGGGTGGAAAATTACTGGCCGGACGACGCGCTTCTGGGGAAACCCAAAGTGACAAAGTACTGCTTGATCTGCGTGAAGGACAGCTACACAGACTTCCACATAGAATCTGGGGGGGCCTCGTCCTGGTACCACGTTCTCAAA GGAGAGAAGATCTTCTTTCTGATCAAACCCACGTCGGCCAACATGTCCCTGTACGAACGCTGGCGGTCGTCGTCCAACCACTGTGAGATGTTCTTCGCTGACCAAGTAGACAAGTGTTACAAGTGCAGCCTGAAACAAGGACAGACGTTACTTATTCCTTCCG GTTGGATTTATGCAACACTGGCCCCAGTTGACTGTCTCGCCTTCTCCGGGCACTTTCTTCATAACCTGAGTGTAGAAATGCAGATGAG AGCATATGAAGTGGAAAAACGACTGAAAATTGGCAGCCTTACCCAGTTTCCAAACTTTGAAACTGCGTGCTGGTATGTGGGCAGGCATCTGCTGGAGAGATTTAAAg GTTTACACAAAGCTGGGAAACAGCCGGCTCCTCATTTGGTGCATGGTGCCAAAATCCTCAACGGGGCTTTCAGATCATGGACCAAAAAACAG GCTCTTCTGGAACATGAGGATGAGCTCCCGGAAAACATGAAACCAGCACAACTGATTAAAGACCTTGCCAAAGAGATCAGGATTTCAGAG AATGCATCAAAAGCCATCAAAGTGGAGCCAAGTGCCAACGTGCCCGTGGAGGAGCCGCCCCCCGCCGTGGAGCCCGAGGAGCCGGTGTCGCCCGTGCACATCCCCTCGCCTCCGAGAGAGAAACCCACAAGGAAAAAAGCTCCCAAGGCTCCCAAGACGCCCAAACCCCCGAAGACGCCCAAAGTGAAGGAAGGCGGAAAAAAGAAAGGGAAGAAGTCAAAGGAGAGCCCAGCTCCCCACACAGAGCCCAGTCTTGATGTCCTGGAGTCGCACACGAAGGAGACCTTGATGAAAGTGGAGCCGCCTAAGAAAGGGAAG AACAGCAAACCCGATTCCTTGCTAAAAATGGAAGAAGAACAGAAATTTGAGAAGACGCCACTATCGGGAAATAAAGACAATAAATTTGCCTTTTCGTTTTCTAACAAGAAACTATTGAG CTCTAAAGGGCTCAAACCCCAGACGAATTCAAGTGTATTTGGATCATTACAAAACTTCAAAGAAGACAAAGCCAAGCCGGTCCGGGACGAATACGAATACGTCTCGGATGAAGGAGAGCTGAAAATTGACGAGTTTCCAATAAGGAGGAAAAAGAACGCGGCAAAAAGAGACCTATCTT ttttatcaGACATTAAAGAGCCTATTCAACCGGCTAAGAAACCAAAGCTTCCACCTACAGTTGCCAAG AGTGATGAGTCGTCCGATGAAGAATCTCTTCACATAGACACGGAGGTGAAACCAGAGGTCAAAGGTCGTAACTCAAAGGTCAAGAAGGAGCCTGGCAGCGCTGCGGGGATTCTGGACCTTCTGCAGGCGAGCAAGCAAGTGGGTGGGATTGACTACAGCGCCAACAG TCAGCCACCTGCATCCCCCAGCACACAGGAGGCCATCCAGGGCATGTTGTCGATGGCTAACCTGCAGTCTTCAGACGCCTGCCTGCAGCCGGCCTGGGCCAACAGCCAGTCGAAGAACAACTCCCACGCGGCGCAGGCCTCCAAGAAGATGGGCAACGCCAACAACAAGCGCCCCGCCAAGCGGCCGAGCAAAAAGAGCACGAAGAGCAGCAGCTTGGACAGCGCCGAGATGTTCGAGGACGAGCAGGACAACCTGGGGGCCTGCTTCAAAGACTCCGATTACG TGTACCCATCTCTTGAGTCAGACGAGGATAATCCCATTTTCAAGTCCCgatcaaagaaaagaaaaagttcTGATGACACTCCCTACAGCCCAACAG CGAGAGTTGGTCCCTCCGTCCCCCGACAGGACCGGCCGGTTCGTGAAGGGACACGCGTGGCCTCCATCGAGACTGGACTGGCGGCGGCAGCGGCCAAACTCTCCCAGCAG GAACAACAGAAgaccaagaagaagaagaacgcCAAAAAGAAGATTTTGGCAGATGATTCCAGTAAAATTTCTCAGGACACCAGCTCACCGGAGCAAAAGTTGGACTCCCACGCCAGCAGTCTAGCAGACCACGAGTACACAGCCGGCACTGCCAAAACGCCGGGCGGCTCGCAGCCGATGGCCCCAGGGGTGTTCCTCACACAGAGGCGGCCCTCCACTTCATCTCAGAACAACGCCTCCGCCAAAG CCAAAAGGCTAAAGAAAGGCATGGCCACGGCCAAACAGAGACTgggaaagattttaaaaattcatCGGAATGGAAAACTTCTTCTGTAG
- the phf2 gene encoding lysine-specific demethylase phf2 isoform X1, whose protein sequence is MATVPVYCICRLPYDVTRFMIECDACKDWFHGSCVDVEEDEAPDIDIYHCPNCEKTHGKSTLKKKRNWNKHDTGQSTDVKPVQNGSQVFIKELRSRTFPSSEDVVVKVTGSQLTVDYLEETGFTEPILVPKKDGLGILMPAPTFYVSDVENYVGPERAVDVIDVTKQTDSKMKLKEFVDYYYSTNRKRVLNLINLEFSDSRMSTIVESPQIVRKLSWVENYWPDDALLGKPKVTKYCLICVKDSYTDFHIESGGASSWYHVLKGEKIFFLIKPTSANMSLYERWRSSSNHCEMFFADQVDKCYKCSLKQGQTLLIPSGWIYATLAPVDCLAFSGHFLHNLSVEMQMRAYEVEKRLKIGSLTQFPNFETACWYVGRHLLERFKGLHKAGKQPAPHLVHGAKILNGAFRSWTKKQALLEHEDELPENMKPAQLIKDLAKEIRISENASKAIKVEPSANVPVEEPPPAVEPEEPVSPVHIPSPPREKPTRKKAPKAPKTPKPPKTPKVKEGGKKKGKKSKESPAPHTEPSLDVLESHTKETLMKVEPPKKGKAKNASSAPEKEVLSKQNDVDKFEIREQNKSKTEAKWKYKNSKPDSLLKMEEEQKFEKTPLSGNKDNKFAFSFSNKKLLSSKGLKPQTNSSVFGSLQNFKEDKAKPVRDEYEYVSDEGELKIDEFPIRRKKNAAKRDLSFLSDIKEPIQPAKKPKLPPTVAKSDESSDEESLHIDTEVKPEVKGRNSKVKKEPGSAAGILDLLQASKQVGGIDYSANSQPPASPSTQEAIQGMLSMANLQSSDACLQPAWANSQSKNNSHAAQASKKMGNANNKRPAKRPSKKSTKSSSLDSAEMFEDEQDNLGACFKDSDYVYPSLESDEDNPIFKSRSKKRKSSDDTPYSPTARVGPSVPRQDRPVREGTRVASIETGLAAAAAKLSQQEQQKTKKKKNAKKKILADDSSKISQDTSSPEQKLDSHASSLADHEYTAGTAKTPGGSQPMAPGVFLTQRRPSTSSQNNASAKAKRLKKGMATAKQRLGKILKIHRNGKLLL, encoded by the exons CTGTGTCGATGTGGAGGAAGATGAAGCGCCGGATATTGACATCTACCACTGTCCGAACTGTGAGAAAACCCACGGCAAATCCACGT tgaaaaagaaaaggaactgGAACAAGCACGACACGGGGCAGAGCACAGACGTCAAACCGGTCCAAAATGGCAGCCAGGTGTTCATAAAGGAGCTGCGAAGTCGGACATTCCCCAG CTCTGAGGATGTGGTCGTGAAAGTGACAGGATCTCAGCTGACCGTAGACTATTTGGAGGAGACGGGCTTCACAGAACCCATCCTGGTCCCGAAGAAGGATGGTCTGGGAATATTGATGCCAGCTCCGACTTTCTACGTCAGCGACGTCGAGAACTATGTTG GTCCAGAGAGAGCCGTGGATGTCATCGATGTGACAAAACAGACCGATAGTAAGATGAAGCTCAAGGAATTCGTCGATTACTACTACAGCACGAACAGGAAGCGAGTTTTAAACTTGATCAACCTGGAGTTTTCAGACTCGAG GATGTCTACTATTGTAGAAAGTCCACAGATTGTCAGAAAACTATCCTGGGTGGAAAATTACTGGCCGGACGACGCGCTTCTGGGGAAACCCAAAGTGACAAAGTACTGCTTGATCTGCGTGAAGGACAGCTACACAGACTTCCACATAGAATCTGGGGGGGCCTCGTCCTGGTACCACGTTCTCAAA GGAGAGAAGATCTTCTTTCTGATCAAACCCACGTCGGCCAACATGTCCCTGTACGAACGCTGGCGGTCGTCGTCCAACCACTGTGAGATGTTCTTCGCTGACCAAGTAGACAAGTGTTACAAGTGCAGCCTGAAACAAGGACAGACGTTACTTATTCCTTCCG GTTGGATTTATGCAACACTGGCCCCAGTTGACTGTCTCGCCTTCTCCGGGCACTTTCTTCATAACCTGAGTGTAGAAATGCAGATGAG AGCATATGAAGTGGAAAAACGACTGAAAATTGGCAGCCTTACCCAGTTTCCAAACTTTGAAACTGCGTGCTGGTATGTGGGCAGGCATCTGCTGGAGAGATTTAAAg GTTTACACAAAGCTGGGAAACAGCCGGCTCCTCATTTGGTGCATGGTGCCAAAATCCTCAACGGGGCTTTCAGATCATGGACCAAAAAACAG GCTCTTCTGGAACATGAGGATGAGCTCCCGGAAAACATGAAACCAGCACAACTGATTAAAGACCTTGCCAAAGAGATCAGGATTTCAGAG AATGCATCAAAAGCCATCAAAGTGGAGCCAAGTGCCAACGTGCCCGTGGAGGAGCCGCCCCCCGCCGTGGAGCCCGAGGAGCCGGTGTCGCCCGTGCACATCCCCTCGCCTCCGAGAGAGAAACCCACAAGGAAAAAAGCTCCCAAGGCTCCCAAGACGCCCAAACCCCCGAAGACGCCCAAAGTGAAGGAAGGCGGAAAAAAGAAAGGGAAGAAGTCAAAGGAGAGCCCAGCTCCCCACACAGAGCCCAGTCTTGATGTCCTGGAGTCGCACACGAAGGAGACCTTGATGAAAGTGGAGCCGCCTAAGAAAGGGAAG GCGAAGAACGCGTCGAGTGCGCCCGAGAAAGAGGTTTTGAGTAAGCAGAACGATGTGGATAAGTTTGAGATCCGAGAACAGAACAAGAGTAAAACAGAAGCGAAATGGAAATACAAG AACAGCAAACCCGATTCCTTGCTAAAAATGGAAGAAGAACAGAAATTTGAGAAGACGCCACTATCGGGAAATAAAGACAATAAATTTGCCTTTTCGTTTTCTAACAAGAAACTATTGAG CTCTAAAGGGCTCAAACCCCAGACGAATTCAAGTGTATTTGGATCATTACAAAACTTCAAAGAAGACAAAGCCAAGCCGGTCCGGGACGAATACGAATACGTCTCGGATGAAGGAGAGCTGAAAATTGACGAGTTTCCAATAAGGAGGAAAAAGAACGCGGCAAAAAGAGACCTATCTT ttttatcaGACATTAAAGAGCCTATTCAACCGGCTAAGAAACCAAAGCTTCCACCTACAGTTGCCAAG AGTGATGAGTCGTCCGATGAAGAATCTCTTCACATAGACACGGAGGTGAAACCAGAGGTCAAAGGTCGTAACTCAAAGGTCAAGAAGGAGCCTGGCAGCGCTGCGGGGATTCTGGACCTTCTGCAGGCGAGCAAGCAAGTGGGTGGGATTGACTACAGCGCCAACAG TCAGCCACCTGCATCCCCCAGCACACAGGAGGCCATCCAGGGCATGTTGTCGATGGCTAACCTGCAGTCTTCAGACGCCTGCCTGCAGCCGGCCTGGGCCAACAGCCAGTCGAAGAACAACTCCCACGCGGCGCAGGCCTCCAAGAAGATGGGCAACGCCAACAACAAGCGCCCCGCCAAGCGGCCGAGCAAAAAGAGCACGAAGAGCAGCAGCTTGGACAGCGCCGAGATGTTCGAGGACGAGCAGGACAACCTGGGGGCCTGCTTCAAAGACTCCGATTACG TGTACCCATCTCTTGAGTCAGACGAGGATAATCCCATTTTCAAGTCCCgatcaaagaaaagaaaaagttcTGATGACACTCCCTACAGCCCAACAG CGAGAGTTGGTCCCTCCGTCCCCCGACAGGACCGGCCGGTTCGTGAAGGGACACGCGTGGCCTCCATCGAGACTGGACTGGCGGCGGCAGCGGCCAAACTCTCCCAGCAG GAACAACAGAAgaccaagaagaagaagaacgcCAAAAAGAAGATTTTGGCAGATGATTCCAGTAAAATTTCTCAGGACACCAGCTCACCGGAGCAAAAGTTGGACTCCCACGCCAGCAGTCTAGCAGACCACGAGTACACAGCCGGCACTGCCAAAACGCCGGGCGGCTCGCAGCCGATGGCCCCAGGGGTGTTCCTCACACAGAGGCGGCCCTCCACTTCATCTCAGAACAACGCCTCCGCCAAAG CCAAAAGGCTAAAGAAAGGCATGGCCACGGCCAAACAGAGACTgggaaagattttaaaaattcatCGGAATGGAAAACTTCTTCTGTAG